A DNA window from Vicinamibacterales bacterium contains the following coding sequences:
- a CDS encoding SDR family oxidoreductase, which yields MRILVTGANGYVGGRLVPQVLARGHAVRCMVRDPARVQGRPWAAEVEVVRGDVLEPASLVPALTGVEVAYYLVHSLGAGPDFHDRDIRAARAFGEAAAAAGVARIIYLGGLGDATGELSEHLRSRQDTGSALAGAGVPVTEFRAAVIVGSGSVSFEMIRYLTERVPVMVCPSWVYTKIQPIAIRDVLAYLIEALSTPASTGQIVEIGGRDVLTYGQMMTGYARERGLRRCLLPVPFLTPRLSSYWVHLVTPVPAAIARPLIEGLRNEVVVRDANARAVFPGIVPIGYVEAVRLALSKFDAKNVETAWSDALASSHLASEPVVLTTQDGMMLERRQITVHAPPECAFEVFSGLGGATGWLSLNWAWQLRGFLDRLVGGVGMRRGRRHPHQLRVGDAVDFWRVEAVEPGRLVRLRAEMKVPGRAWLEFQARAQDDGTTLITQTAFFAPHGLFGLVYWYGIYPIHGLVFGGMIREIARRAEARVVLETRADGQPG from the coding sequence GTGCGGATTCTGGTCACGGGCGCCAACGGCTATGTCGGCGGCCGGCTCGTGCCCCAGGTGCTGGCGCGCGGTCATGCGGTGCGTTGCATGGTCCGCGATCCGGCGCGCGTGCAGGGACGCCCGTGGGCGGCCGAGGTGGAGGTCGTGCGGGGCGATGTGCTCGAACCGGCCTCGCTCGTGCCGGCGCTGACCGGAGTCGAGGTCGCCTACTACCTCGTGCACAGCCTGGGGGCCGGTCCCGACTTCCACGATCGCGACATCCGGGCCGCGCGGGCGTTCGGCGAGGCGGCCGCGGCGGCCGGCGTGGCGCGCATCATCTATCTCGGCGGGCTGGGTGATGCCACCGGCGAGCTCTCCGAGCACCTGCGCTCACGCCAGGACACCGGCAGCGCGCTCGCCGGCGCGGGGGTGCCCGTGACGGAGTTCCGGGCCGCCGTGATCGTGGGATCGGGCTCGGTGTCGTTCGAGATGATTCGCTACCTCACCGAGCGCGTGCCGGTGATGGTCTGCCCGAGCTGGGTGTACACGAAGATCCAGCCGATCGCGATTCGTGACGTCCTGGCGTATCTGATCGAGGCCCTCAGCACGCCGGCCTCGACGGGGCAGATCGTCGAAATCGGCGGCCGCGATGTGCTCACCTACGGCCAGATGATGACGGGCTACGCCAGGGAGCGCGGCCTCAGGCGGTGCCTGCTGCCCGTGCCGTTCCTGACGCCGCGGCTGTCGTCCTACTGGGTCCATCTCGTCACGCCCGTGCCCGCGGCCATCGCCCGGCCCCTCATCGAGGGCCTGCGCAACGAGGTCGTCGTGCGCGACGCGAACGCCCGCGCGGTGTTCCCGGGCATCGTGCCGATCGGCTACGTGGAGGCCGTGCGGCTGGCGCTCTCGAAGTTCGACGCCAAGAACGTCGAGACCGCGTGGTCGGACGCCCTCGCCTCGAGCCATCTCGCCTCCGAGCCCGTCGTGCTCACGACGCAGGACGGCATGATGTTGGAGCGGCGCCAGATCACGGTGCACGCGCCGCCGGAGTGCGCCTTCGAGGTGTTCAGCGGTCTTGGCGGCGCCACCGGGTGGCTGAGCCTGAACTGGGCCTGGCAGCTGCGCGGGTTCCTCGACCGCCTGGTGGGCGGGGTGGGCATGCGGCGGGGCCGCCGGCATCCCCACCAGCTGAGGGTCGGCGATGCGGTGGACTTCTGGCGGGTCGAAGCCGTCGAGCCCGGCCGGCTGGTGCGGCTGCGGGCGGAGATGAAGGTGCCCGGCCGGGCCTGGCTGGAATTCCAGGCACGCGCGCAGGACGACGGCACGACGCTCATCACCCAGACGGCGTTCTTCGCGCCGCACGGGCTGTTCGGCCTCGTCTATTGGTACGGCATCTACCCGATACACGGCCTGGTGTTCGGCGGCATGATTCGCGAGATCGCGCGGCGCGCCGAGGCGCGTGTGGTGCTCGAGACCCGGGCGGACGGGCAGCCCGGGTAA
- a CDS encoding Rid family hydrolase, with the protein MNPFTRSTASRGSLLTMTAALVIAAAGYAAGQQSRAPAPLRRVIQPGNYKPTPSPLVPGILVGDTLYLSGSTGGDPVSGQLVAGGLEPEMKQIMTNVQMVLAAADMSLGDVVAVTAYLADMGDYARFNELYRSYFPNGDYPTRSTVAVKELARGARLEITMTAARSR; encoded by the coding sequence ATGAACCCGTTCACTCGATCGACCGCCTCGCGGGGTTCACTGCTGACGATGACCGCGGCCCTCGTGATCGCGGCCGCCGGCTACGCGGCCGGCCAGCAGAGCAGGGCCCCCGCGCCGCTGCGCCGCGTGATTCAGCCCGGCAACTACAAGCCCACGCCGTCGCCGCTCGTGCCCGGCATCCTCGTTGGAGACACGCTCTATCTGTCCGGCAGCACCGGGGGCGATCCTGTCTCGGGCCAGCTCGTGGCCGGAGGTCTCGAGCCGGAAATGAAGCAGATCATGACCAACGTGCAGATGGTGCTCGCCGCGGCCGACATGTCGCTGGGCGACGTCGTGGCCGTCACGGCCTACCTGGCCGACATGGGCGACTACGCCAGATTCAACGAGCTCTACCGGTCGTACTTCCCGAATGGCGACTACCCGACGCGCTCCACCGTGGCCGTGAAGGAGCTGGCGCGCGGAGCTCGCCTCGAGATCACGATGACGGCCGCGCGGAGCAGGTAA
- a CDS encoding CPBP family intramembrane glutamic endopeptidase, which produces MTRKAVLLLCAATAYAVGFQPTAWLRDAVLASFGNPAYRGVWILIPHVFLYSTLSALTCLLLWLGLIRVGWLEAMPFGVTRGALVWGLAGGAVTAGATFAVFAATQPGAIHPPRVDLWLAAANLFSNFYEEFVYRGFLLAALTAVLGAWPAAVLSSVAFGATHVQYPLAFQAFIAVFGLLWCWLVKRTGSLWSAWIAHMALDWLADPFIG; this is translated from the coding sequence GTGACCAGGAAGGCCGTTCTGCTGCTGTGCGCGGCGACCGCGTACGCTGTCGGCTTCCAACCGACGGCGTGGCTTCGCGATGCGGTGCTCGCGTCATTTGGGAATCCCGCCTACCGGGGCGTCTGGATCCTCATTCCGCACGTCTTTCTCTATTCCACGCTCAGCGCGCTGACGTGCCTGCTCCTGTGGCTCGGGTTGATTCGCGTGGGATGGCTCGAGGCGATGCCGTTCGGCGTCACGAGAGGCGCCCTCGTGTGGGGCCTCGCCGGAGGCGCCGTGACGGCCGGCGCGACGTTCGCGGTCTTCGCGGCGACGCAACCCGGAGCGATCCATCCGCCGCGCGTCGACCTCTGGCTCGCGGCAGCCAACCTGTTCTCGAACTTCTACGAAGAGTTCGTCTACCGGGGATTCCTGCTGGCGGCGTTGACGGCGGTCCTCGGCGCCTGGCCCGCGGCGGTGCTGTCGAGCGTGGCGTTCGGCGCCACCCACGTGCAGTACCCGCTGGCGTTCCAGGCGTTCATCGCGGTCTTCGGCCTGCTGTGGTGCTGGCTCGTGAAGCGGACCGGAAGCCTCTGGTCCGCGTGGATCGCCCACATGGCCCTCGATTGGCTGGCGGACCCCTTCATCGGGTAG
- a CDS encoding lactate permease LctP family transporter, whose translation MWTHNYEPLGGSLALSAPVAALPIIVLFLMLGVWRAPTWKAALSGLAAAFVVAVGVYGMPLNLAVVSTIYGAAYGLFPIAWIVFASIMLYRLAVDTGKFEIIKDSVGSLTDDRRLQAMFIAFSFGAFIEGAAGFGAPVAVSGAMLAGLGFNPFYAAGICLLANTAPVAFGSIGIPVVTLSAVTGLPALPLSAMVGRMCALISVIIPGYLIVVMAGWAKAAEVLPAIIACGVSFAGMQLFVSNVMGPELTDILSSLTCIVVMVAVLKLWKPKNIMRLEGDQPASVTMLKHTGGELVSAWMPYLLLVLFVLAWGEPSIKVQIDRFTDGLMPSFFPKAATGLNGIEVWGLHNAITRVPPVTAAPSPYGAVFTLNWLSASGTACFLATIVAAMFLKVSPGRFVGIYKATFGQLKLAMLTIASMLGLAYLMNYSGMTSTLGLALAATGVVFPFFSAVVGWLGVFLTGSDTSANALFGNLQVVTANALGLNPVLTASVNSAAGVMGKMISVQSIAVAVAATGMTSDDESRLFRFTIKHSVMLMMVMGVVAMLYAYVVPGWVPVAPPK comes from the coding sequence ATGTGGACGCACAACTACGAACCTCTCGGCGGCAGCCTTGCGCTCTCGGCGCCGGTGGCCGCGCTTCCGATCATCGTGCTCTTCCTGATGCTGGGCGTCTGGCGGGCGCCCACCTGGAAGGCCGCGCTCAGCGGGCTCGCCGCGGCCTTCGTCGTGGCGGTGGGCGTCTACGGCATGCCGCTGAACCTGGCGGTCGTCTCCACGATCTACGGCGCCGCCTACGGGCTCTTCCCCATCGCCTGGATCGTGTTCGCGTCGATCATGCTCTACCGGCTCGCGGTCGACACGGGTAAGTTCGAGATCATCAAGGACTCGGTCGGCAGCCTCACTGACGATCGACGCCTGCAGGCGATGTTCATCGCCTTCTCGTTCGGGGCCTTCATCGAAGGCGCGGCCGGCTTCGGCGCGCCGGTGGCGGTCTCGGGCGCGATGCTCGCGGGCCTCGGCTTCAACCCGTTCTATGCGGCCGGCATCTGCCTGCTGGCCAATACCGCGCCGGTGGCGTTCGGGTCGATCGGGATTCCCGTCGTGACGCTGTCGGCGGTGACGGGCCTGCCGGCGCTCCCACTCTCGGCGATGGTCGGCCGGATGTGCGCGCTCATCTCGGTCATCATCCCCGGCTACCTGATCGTCGTGATGGCCGGCTGGGCGAAGGCGGCGGAAGTACTGCCGGCCATCATCGCGTGCGGCGTCTCGTTCGCGGGCATGCAGCTCTTCGTCTCGAACGTCATGGGCCCGGAGCTCACCGACATCCTGAGCTCGCTCACGTGCATCGTCGTGATGGTGGCGGTGCTGAAGCTGTGGAAGCCGAAGAACATCATGCGGCTCGAGGGCGACCAGCCGGCGTCGGTGACGATGCTGAAGCACACGGGCGGCGAGCTCGTCTCGGCCTGGATGCCGTACCTGCTCCTGGTGCTCTTCGTACTGGCCTGGGGCGAGCCGTCGATCAAGGTCCAGATCGACCGCTTCACCGACGGGCTGATGCCGTCGTTCTTCCCCAAGGCCGCCACCGGCCTGAACGGCATCGAGGTGTGGGGCCTGCACAACGCCATCACGCGCGTGCCGCCGGTCACGGCAGCGCCGTCGCCCTACGGCGCGGTCTTCACCCTGAACTGGCTCAGCGCGTCGGGCACGGCGTGTTTCCTGGCCACCATCGTGGCGGCGATGTTCCTCAAGGTGTCGCCTGGCCGGTTCGTGGGCATCTACAAGGCCACGTTCGGCCAGCTGAAGCTCGCGATGCTGACGATCGCGTCGATGCTCGGCCTCGCGTACCTCATGAACTACTCGGGGATGACCTCCACGCTCGGCCTGGCGCTGGCGGCGACCGGCGTGGTCTTCCCGTTCTTCAGCGCCGTGGTGGGCTGGCTCGGGGTGTTCCTGACCGGCAGCGACACCTCCGCCAACGCGCTCTTCGGGAACCTGCAGGTGGTGACCGCGAACGCGCTCGGCCTGAATCCCGTGCTCACGGCGTCGGTGAACTCGGCGGCGGGCGTGATGGGCAAGATGATCTCGGTGCAGTCGATCGCCGTGGCCGTCGCGGCCACGGGCATGACGTCGGACGACGAGAGCCGGCTGTTCCGGTTCACCATCAAGCACAGCGTGATGCTGATGATGGTGATGGGCGTGGTGGCGATGCTGTACGCCTACGTCGTCCCCGGCTGGGTGCCGGTGGCGCCGCCGAAGTGA
- a CDS encoding creatininase family protein, translated as MTRIRLAVVVALSVVSARPLFAQPPAPANPLWHEQKVKNYLPHMTSPEVRDLLTRTDMVILPMASLEQHGLQGPIGTDFLSGLERAKLIAQKTDVLVAPILFPGNSPYHSAFAGTISLPAETIQLVFFQAAQSLIAQGFKRFLILNSHAGNAAIAQYVVDRINQETPGIAVELDAAAQPFLTRAPRQEPRAFDRHAGVSETSRSLYLTPSLVNLGAGRTAPLTLPPHLQKMLPDVVAGDPTATRVFLAEALKSEKTGKGTSTREMTETGVWSALDVKAATAERGREETDASVNAAVAFIERWKELRPLGAK; from the coding sequence ATGACTCGAATCCGTCTCGCCGTGGTGGTCGCCCTGTCGGTCGTGTCGGCCCGGCCGCTGTTCGCTCAGCCGCCCGCGCCAGCCAACCCGCTGTGGCACGAGCAGAAGGTCAAGAACTACCTGCCCCACATGACCTCGCCTGAAGTGCGCGACCTGCTGACGCGCACCGACATGGTGATCCTGCCGATGGCCTCGCTCGAGCAGCACGGGCTGCAGGGGCCCATCGGCACCGACTTCCTGAGCGGCCTCGAACGGGCCAAGCTCATCGCGCAGAAGACCGACGTGCTCGTGGCGCCCATCCTGTTCCCGGGCAACTCGCCCTATCACTCGGCCTTCGCTGGCACCATCTCCCTGCCCGCCGAGACCATCCAGCTCGTGTTCTTCCAGGCCGCCCAGAGTCTCATCGCCCAGGGCTTCAAGCGGTTCCTGATTCTGAACAGCCACGCGGGAAACGCCGCCATCGCCCAATACGTCGTGGACCGCATCAACCAGGAGACGCCAGGCATCGCCGTGGAACTCGATGCCGCCGCCCAGCCCTTCCTCACCCGGGCACCCCGGCAGGAACCACGCGCGTTCGATCGGCATGCCGGCGTCAGCGAGACCTCGCGGTCGCTCTACCTCACCCCCTCCCTCGTGAACCTCGGAGCCGGCCGCACGGCGCCGCTCACGCTGCCGCCGCATCTCCAGAAGATGCTGCCGGACGTCGTGGCCGGCGATCCGACGGCCACCCGGGTCTTCCTGGCCGAGGCGCTCAAGTCCGAGAAGACGGGCAAGGGCACGTCGACGCGCGAGATGACCGAGACGGGCGTGTGGAGCGCGCTCGACGTGAAGGCGGCCACCGCCGAACGCGGCCGCGAGGAAACCGACGCCTCGGTGAACGCCGCGGTGGCCTTCATCGAGCGCTGGAAGGAACTGCGGCCGCTCGGCGCGAAGTAG
- a CDS encoding methyltransferase, translating into MSTHISPERILQTGLAFWASKTLLSAIEMGVFTELSAGAESFEALRGRIGLHARSARDFLDTLAALGFLTRDGDRYANTVETNLFLDRRKPSYVGGVLEMANHRLYPFWGHLTEALRTGQPQNELKGGGPGMFETLYADPARLKEFLAAMTGISHGANMAIANAFPWKDYRTFVDVGTAQGDLAAQVARANPHLTGRGFDLPEVAPIFEEYVAQVGVGDRVTFAPGSFFEVPLPKADVVMMGHILHDWDLPTKRMLVAKAFEAVPAGGAFIVYESIIDDDRSKNAFGLMMSLNMLIETPGGFDYTGADCMSWMRDAGFTSTRVEPLVGPDSMVIGIK; encoded by the coding sequence ATGAGCACTCACATCTCTCCCGAACGGATCCTCCAGACCGGCCTGGCGTTCTGGGCCTCCAAGACCCTCCTCAGCGCCATCGAAATGGGCGTGTTCACGGAACTGTCTGCCGGCGCCGAGTCGTTCGAGGCGCTGCGCGGCCGGATCGGCCTCCACGCGCGCTCCGCCCGCGACTTCCTCGACACCCTGGCCGCGCTCGGATTCCTGACGCGCGACGGCGACCGCTACGCGAACACGGTCGAGACGAACCTGTTCCTGGATCGGCGCAAGCCCTCCTATGTGGGCGGCGTCCTCGAGATGGCCAACCACCGGCTCTACCCGTTCTGGGGGCATCTCACGGAAGCCCTGCGGACGGGCCAGCCGCAGAACGAGTTGAAGGGCGGCGGCCCCGGGATGTTCGAGACCCTCTATGCGGATCCGGCCCGGCTCAAGGAGTTCCTGGCCGCCATGACCGGCATCAGCCACGGCGCCAACATGGCGATTGCGAACGCCTTCCCGTGGAAGGACTACCGCACCTTCGTGGACGTCGGCACCGCCCAGGGCGACCTGGCGGCGCAGGTGGCGCGGGCCAACCCGCACCTGACGGGGCGGGGCTTCGACCTGCCGGAGGTGGCGCCGATTTTCGAGGAGTACGTGGCGCAGGTGGGTGTCGGCGACCGTGTGACCTTCGCGCCGGGCAGCTTCTTCGAGGTGCCGCTGCCGAAGGCCGACGTCGTGATGATGGGCCACATCCTGCACGACTGGGATCTGCCGACCAAGCGCATGCTGGTCGCGAAGGCCTTCGAGGCCGTCCCCGCCGGCGGCGCCTTCATCGTGTACGAGTCGATCATCGACGACGACCGCTCGAAGAACGCCTTCGGCCTCATGATGAGCCTGAACATGCTCATCGAGACGCCCGGCGGGTTCGACTACACCGGCGCCGACTGCATGAGCTGGATGCGCGACGCCGGCTTCACCAGCACGCGGGTCGAGCCGCTCGTCGGGCCGGATTCCATGGTGATCGGCATCAAGTGA
- a CDS encoding amidohydrolase yields MSPRTSFALVLAILSAACGQSQAPAAADAADLVILNGRVHVSDEANTSTEAVAVKGNTILRFGTTDEIKALAGPATRVIDAKGATVSPGFNDSHVHFIEGGFALGQVDLAGLTTLDEVQSAIRAFAAKQPADVWIRGRGWLYTPFPGASPTTAQLDAVVPDRPAVMECYDGHSIWVNSAVLKLAGITKSTRDPVNGVIVRDPRTGEPTGHLKEAAQGLVDAVMPKETPDDRRAALRAAVAEANRLGVTSIQNAGTSLADMALYDEVRHAGQLTVRAYLATRGVPGISEADADVMDAAWKQYGDDPTVRTGIVKMFADGVIEAKTAAMLAPYVGTRSAGTPNMTAEEMNRIVAMFDRRGWQIQIHAIGDRAIRMSLDAFEAAAKANPAPARGRRHRLEHIEAIAAEDIPRFGQLGVIASQQPWHVPLGDVNQAVPKGPWPDAIGPERTTRAWAWGSIMRAGGRLTFGSDWPVAPLEAGQGIWLASTRVKAEGAEDQRLSIDDTLAGYTRWAAYASFDEQRKGTLEPGKLADIVVLTTDITAAPIPSKSDVAVAYTIFDGKVVFERR; encoded by the coding sequence ATGTCGCCTCGCACGTCGTTCGCCCTCGTCCTCGCCATCCTCTCCGCGGCCTGCGGCCAGTCTCAGGCGCCGGCTGCTGCCGACGCCGCCGATCTCGTGATCCTGAACGGACGCGTCCACGTCTCCGACGAGGCGAACACCTCGACCGAGGCCGTCGCCGTGAAGGGCAACACCATCCTGCGGTTCGGCACGACGGACGAGATCAAGGCGCTGGCCGGCCCCGCCACCCGCGTCATCGACGCGAAGGGCGCCACCGTGTCGCCGGGCTTCAACGACTCGCACGTGCACTTCATCGAGGGCGGCTTCGCGCTGGGGCAGGTGGACCTCGCGGGCCTGACCACGCTGGACGAGGTGCAGTCGGCCATCCGCGCGTTCGCGGCGAAGCAGCCGGCCGATGTGTGGATTCGCGGCCGCGGCTGGCTGTACACGCCCTTTCCGGGCGCCAGTCCCACCACGGCCCAGCTGGATGCCGTCGTCCCGGATCGGCCCGCGGTCATGGAGTGCTACGACGGCCACAGCATCTGGGTGAACTCGGCGGTGCTGAAGCTGGCGGGCATCACCAAGTCCACCAGGGACCCGGTGAACGGCGTCATCGTCCGCGACCCGAGGACCGGGGAGCCCACGGGACATCTCAAGGAGGCCGCCCAGGGGCTCGTGGACGCCGTCATGCCCAAGGAGACGCCCGACGATCGCCGGGCCGCGCTCCGGGCCGCCGTCGCCGAGGCGAACCGGCTCGGCGTCACGAGCATCCAGAACGCCGGCACCAGCCTGGCCGACATGGCGCTCTACGACGAGGTGCGGCACGCCGGCCAGCTCACGGTGCGGGCGTACCTGGCCACCCGCGGCGTGCCCGGCATCAGCGAGGCGGATGCCGACGTGATGGACGCCGCCTGGAAGCAGTACGGCGACGACCCCACCGTACGCACGGGCATCGTGAAGATGTTCGCCGACGGCGTGATCGAGGCGAAGACGGCGGCGATGCTGGCGCCCTACGTGGGCACCAGGAGCGCCGGCACGCCGAACATGACGGCCGAGGAGATGAACCGCATCGTCGCCATGTTCGACAGGCGCGGCTGGCAGATCCAGATCCACGCCATCGGCGACCGGGCCATCCGGATGTCGCTGGACGCGTTCGAGGCCGCGGCCAAGGCCAACCCGGCGCCCGCGCGGGGCCGGCGCCATCGCCTGGAGCACATCGAGGCCATCGCGGCCGAAGACATCCCGCGCTTCGGCCAGCTCGGCGTCATCGCGTCGCAGCAGCCGTGGCACGTCCCGCTGGGCGACGTGAACCAGGCCGTGCCGAAGGGCCCGTGGCCCGACGCGATCGGTCCCGAGCGCACGACCCGCGCCTGGGCCTGGGGCAGCATCATGCGGGCGGGGGGCCGGCTGACCTTCGGCAGCGACTGGCCCGTGGCGCCGCTCGAGGCCGGCCAGGGCATCTGGCTGGCGTCCACGCGCGTGAAGGCCGAGGGCGCCGAGGACCAGCGCCTGTCCATCGACGACACGCTGGCCGGCTACACGCGCTGGGCCGCGTACGCGTCGTTCGACGAGCAACGGAAGGGCACGCTCGAGCCCGGCAAGCTGGCCGACATCGTGGTGCTGACCACGGACATCACGGCCGCGCCGATCCCGTCGAAGTCCGACGTGGCCGTGGCCTACACGATCTTCGACGGCAAGGTCGTCTTCGAGCGGAGGTAG
- a CDS encoding serine hydrolase: MMHPRRIAALLSLPLTVGLSAQAPPSGLTRLLESELARFPARTGVYVKHLGTGEEASVRGDESFSSASVIKIPILIRAFQLADEKALDLGERVEIRRADLRDGSGIFQFHDPGGTPTLRDLLTEMVITSDNTATDLMVQRVGGVAALNAWLARSGFTRTRMMNRGHEYRQKLLALIDPAFAALTPEETTGLQYASQDNPLFDLYADLFTGPRAAWVATMRDPANRRRLAGLRNRLTVEDPAYWLGDMTPHETGRLLEAIEGATLTSNASASAMKAILSRQQAGSRRLPHFLTVPVAHKTGDSGVIANDVGLVTARSGTIVISVFVNGITGPYGDTEDRIGHLARQIVDYFDGAPPAPPAPRPLPAFDRAVLLETTSETSANVSIGDLNGDGHADIVLAKGRHWPLVDRVLIGDGRGGFPAAFDLGRASDRSYSGHLVDLDRDGDLDVVISNDDPDPKLVYLNDGTGHFQPGSQYGRPEWSTRNATIADVNADGLPDIIVANRTGRTPGANYICLNRGRGRFDGNCVRFSAESATTIAAADITGDGLVDLVVPHRDGGQSHVYVNAGNGTFPASARLAFGPATAHIRMSAAADLNGDGRLDLVTIDEKTGVAVYFGEIGGRVSAAVPIGLGDTSPYALALADLDGNGTTDLVVGYIEARPAVFFNDGSGRQFTPVPFGDDRGTAYGIAVADVDEDGRLDIALARSEAPNVLYFGGAAAARGR, translated from the coding sequence ATGATGCACCCGCGAAGGATTGCCGCCCTCCTGTCCTTGCCGCTGACCGTCGGGCTGTCGGCGCAGGCGCCGCCGAGCGGCCTGACGCGGCTGCTGGAGTCCGAGCTGGCGCGGTTTCCGGCCAGAACCGGCGTCTACGTCAAGCACCTGGGCACTGGCGAGGAGGCATCGGTCCGCGGCGACGAGTCGTTCAGCAGCGCCAGCGTCATCAAGATCCCCATCCTGATTCGCGCCTTCCAGCTCGCCGACGAGAAGGCGCTCGACCTCGGTGAACGGGTGGAGATCCGCCGCGCCGACCTTCGCGACGGCAGCGGCATCTTCCAGTTCCACGATCCCGGCGGCACGCCGACGTTGCGTGACCTGCTCACCGAGATGGTGATCACCAGCGACAACACGGCTACCGATCTGATGGTGCAGCGCGTCGGTGGCGTCGCGGCCCTGAACGCGTGGCTCGCGAGGAGCGGTTTCACCCGCACGCGGATGATGAATCGCGGGCATGAATACCGCCAGAAGCTGCTCGCGCTCATCGACCCGGCCTTCGCGGCGCTGACGCCGGAGGAAACCACGGGGCTGCAGTACGCGTCGCAGGACAACCCCCTCTTCGATCTCTATGCCGACCTCTTCACGGGGCCGCGCGCGGCGTGGGTCGCCACGATGCGCGATCCCGCGAACCGCCGGAGGCTGGCCGGCCTCCGCAACCGCCTCACCGTGGAGGACCCCGCGTACTGGCTGGGCGACATGACGCCGCACGAGACCGGCCGGCTGCTCGAGGCCATCGAGGGCGCCACGCTCACCTCGAACGCGAGTGCCTCCGCCATGAAGGCGATCCTGAGCCGGCAGCAGGCCGGCAGCCGGCGCCTGCCGCACTTCCTGACCGTGCCCGTGGCCCACAAGACGGGCGACAGCGGGGTCATCGCCAACGACGTGGGACTTGTGACGGCGCGGTCGGGCACGATCGTGATCTCGGTCTTCGTCAACGGCATCACCGGCCCGTACGGCGACACCGAGGACCGGATCGGCCACCTCGCCCGCCAGATCGTCGACTACTTCGACGGGGCGCCGCCGGCGCCTCCGGCGCCGCGGCCGCTGCCCGCCTTCGACCGCGCGGTACTGCTCGAAACCACGAGCGAGACCTCGGCCAACGTCAGCATCGGCGACCTCAACGGCGACGGACACGCCGACATCGTGCTGGCCAAGGGGCGCCACTGGCCCCTCGTGGACCGTGTGCTGATCGGCGACGGTCGTGGCGGCTTTCCAGCGGCCTTCGACCTGGGCCGCGCGTCCGACCGGTCCTACTCCGGCCATCTCGTCGACCTCGACCGCGACGGCGACCTGGATGTCGTCATCAGCAACGACGACCCGGACCCGAAACTGGTGTACCTCAACGACGGCACTGGACACTTCCAGCCGGGATCGCAGTACGGCCGGCCGGAGTGGTCGACCCGCAACGCCACCATCGCCGACGTGAACGCCGACGGCCTGCCCGACATCATCGTGGCGAACCGTACCGGCAGGACACCCGGGGCGAACTACATCTGTCTCAACCGGGGCCGTGGGCGGTTCGACGGGAACTGCGTGCGGTTCTCCGCCGAGTCGGCGACGACGATCGCGGCCGCCGACATCACCGGGGACGGCCTGGTGGACCTGGTCGTACCCCACCGCGACGGCGGCCAGAGCCACGTCTACGTCAACGCCGGGAACGGCACCTTCCCGGCGTCGGCGCGGCTGGCGTTCGGGCCTGCCACCGCCCATATCCGCATGTCGGCCGCGGCCGACCTGAACGGGGACGGCCGGCTGGATCTCGTGACGATCGACGAGAAGACGGGCGTAGCCGTCTACTTCGGTGAGATCGGCGGGCGCGTGTCTGCGGCCGTGCCGATCGGGCTCGGGGACACGTCGCCGTACGCGCTGGCGCTCGCCGACCTCGACGGCAACGGCACGACCGACCTGGTCGTGGGCTACATCGAGGCACGTCCCGCCGTGTTCTTCAACGACGGCTCCGGCCGCCAGTTCACGCCCGTGCCGTTCGGCGACGACAGGGGCACCGCCTACGGCATCGCCGTGGCGGACGTCGACGAGGACGGCCGCCTCGACATCGCGCTGGCGCGGTCCGAGGCGCCGAATGTCCTCTACTTCGGCGGCGCGGCGGCGGCGCGCGGCCGCTGA